In Acidobacteriota bacterium, the following are encoded in one genomic region:
- the mltG gene encoding endolytic transglycosylase MltG, translating to MKRGTILVAVGLVATILAAAGIWFHHHLWGQYSKQPQGVEIVAGSTAKAILTLLHEQGLMPSVLAGRIYLRFIDHGRGLHYGHYVFPASSRPVDVLEILLEGKVEMFSATIVEGSEAVEISAQFIGLGVGTQEEWKGFVSRVDWISEAVPDAPSLEGFFFPDTYRFAVGIPAESVAHHLVERFEEVWAEETLGGGDLWGTALEIVTLASLVEAETSIEEERPLIAGVFANRLQRGMLLQCDPTVVYSLKRRREWRGRLLRIHWEVDDPYNTYRYPGLPPGPINSPGRAALAAAINPQATPNLYFVAKPGGGHAFSKTLAEHNRAVARWMSSRR from the coding sequence GTGAAGAGAGGAACGATTCTGGTCGCCGTCGGGCTCGTGGCTACCATCCTTGCCGCTGCCGGAATCTGGTTCCACCACCACCTCTGGGGCCAGTACTCCAAACAGCCTCAAGGGGTGGAAATTGTCGCGGGCTCGACTGCAAAGGCAATCCTCACCCTGCTTCACGAACAAGGTCTGATGCCGTCTGTTCTCGCTGGTCGGATCTACCTACGCTTCATCGATCACGGCCGCGGGCTTCACTACGGGCACTATGTCTTTCCCGCATCCTCGCGTCCGGTCGACGTTCTCGAAATCCTCCTCGAGGGCAAGGTCGAGATGTTCAGCGCCACGATCGTCGAGGGCAGCGAGGCCGTCGAAATAAGCGCTCAGTTCATTGGTCTCGGGGTTGGCACCCAGGAAGAGTGGAAAGGTTTCGTCAGCCGGGTCGACTGGATCTCGGAGGCGGTGCCAGACGCTCCTTCTCTGGAGGGCTTCTTTTTCCCGGACACCTACCGTTTCGCCGTCGGAATCCCGGCGGAGAGTGTCGCTCACCATCTGGTTGAACGGTTCGAAGAGGTCTGGGCGGAGGAGACCCTGGGCGGTGGCGACCTCTGGGGAACCGCCCTGGAGATCGTCACGCTCGCGTCGCTGGTCGAAGCGGAAACATCAATTGAGGAGGAGCGGCCTCTCATCGCGGGAGTGTTTGCCAATCGCCTCCAACGCGGCATGCTCCTGCAGTGCGATCCCACGGTGGTTTACTCTCTCAAACGCCGGCGGGAGTGGCGCGGCCGACTCCTGCGCATCCACTGGGAGGTCGACGACCCCTATAACACCTATCGCTACCCAGGGCTCCCGCCTGGACCGATCAATTCGCCTGGCCGGGCCGCGCTCGCCGCGGCGATCAATCCACAGGCGACTCCGAACCTCTACTTCGTGGCCAAGCCGGGCGGCGGCCATGCATTCTCGAAAACCCTGGCAGAGCACAACCGAGCGGTGGCCAGGTGGATGAGCTCGCGTCGTTGA